TTGGGGTGATTAGGATTTAATGTTTCAGAGCGAACTTGCCATAGACGCATTCCATCACGGGAACGAGCCATAGTCAGCTCCGCATTGACGGCATTTCGTTCTCTATCTGCATTAGTCGGATCCAGTAGCGGCTCAGCTAAAGCATCCGCTAATCTATCCGTAGCATCCTTTAAGGCACTATTTTCAACTTCTAAATAGTAAGCAGTACGATGTGCCGCGGTACTGGCATTATGACTCCCACCATGCTTTTGTAAAAACTCAGACAAACTGCTGGGTTCTGGATATTTTTTAGAGCCCATTAACACCATATGTTCTAAATAGTGTGCAAGCCCTAATTGGCTATCTGGGTTTTCTAAGCTACCAACAGGAATAGAAACAGCGGCTAGTGATTTAGTCGCTTTTGGATCTGAAACCAATAACACTATCATTCCGTTATGTAGCTTAACGGCTTGATAGGTTCGTGGATCATTTTCGCTCTTATTGATAGTTTCGGGTAACACCTGCCAAAGGGGCTGGCCAATCGCTGCTGCCCCCCAAACCATTAAGGTTACCAATAAGAAAAATTGAGCGATACTTTTGGATAAACGTCGCATCCTTTAATGCACCCCTTTTTTTATTTTAGATATTCTGCCATCGGCAGAAGATAACGCTGAGAATTTTCCAACAGTGACTGAATTAAGTTTTGGTCAATATTTCTACAAACTCGTAACACATAATCATCCTCCATCTCCCCTCTTTTCATGGATGAACCTTGGAGGCTTTGCACTAGTACTGATAATGCTTTTTGTTGTACATCTTCAGAAACAAAATCATATTGTTTCGTTTTTTTATCAAAACAAGCTGATAACCAATTCCAACCACTTTGATTTAACAATAACAATGGGCTATTTAGGCCATTACAGTAACCCGTTATAAGCTGTTCTAAATAATTCTTAGCATTTTCTTGCTTTACACTAGAAAAATGCCACGTACTGTTATCACGACCTAGTGCAATACTATCACCTTCACCGATCGTAAAATTAAACAACAGATGTTCTATCCACAGTTGAATACCATCATTTGCTGTCAAATAAGCAGGCCGATAACGTAATACCCCGTTTTCATGCACATTTCTTAATACTCCTGTTAATTTGATGCCATTGATATCAGTATCAATCACATGGTCAAAGGGTTGAATATTTTGCTCCTTAACCTTTTCAGCCAATGGCATAATATTATTCATTTGTTGCTCCCAAAACAGCTGCCCAAATTGCTTAGCAGGTAACTGCCCAGAGGCTCTCAGTGATTGATAAAGCTGAGCTGGATCTTCATCTTTAACTAATAAAGCTAATACACGCTCATTAATTTTATAGCGCTGTAATCTATCTAAAATAAAGGGCTCATCCTCTGGCAGTTCTGTTTCTTCAATGGCGAAATGAACTTTCAAACGTTGTTGAAAAAAAGCTCTTATTGGATGACGATAAAAACGCAATAGTTGTTCAACTGAAAGCTCAGTGATGATTTCACGTTCATTAAGCTGAGATACAAAAGGCTTGTTCCCTTGAAATACAGTTTGCGCGGCTGGTAACCACTCACTTGCAAAACTCTGATTTATAGAATCCGCAATGAAGTTTTCTTTGGCAAAAGGCACACGGTTGTGCTGTGTGACAAGATGTTTTTTTAATCTCATCGCACTCTCATCAATATTAAGTTCCTCATCCCCCTGTAAACAAAAACTTTGGCAAATATAATCCAAAAGCTCAGTCACTAGCACAGATGGGTTACAGGTTTGGTTATCCTGTATAGATAGACCAATATAGCTAACATAAAGTTGCTTCGCTGCTGAATTCAATGCTTCTAAGAATAGGTAACGATCATCATCTCGGCGCTTTCGATCCCCTCTGGCAGGCTTCTCTGCCATTAAATCAAAGCCTAGTGGTGGAATACTACGGGGGTATATACCATCATTCATCCCTAATAAGCAGACGACTTTGAAAGGTACCGAACGCATTGGCATTAAGGTACAAAAATTGACAGCACCAGCTAGAAAGCGCTGACTTATCTTTTCATCGTCAAAACATACAGCTAGTTCATCACGGATCAAACGTAAAGGGACTTTTTCATCATAACCAGAGCTTAAGGCATTTTCGATAATCCTATGCCATTGCTCTGTAACAAGAGTAAGCACTAACTCTGTATCGCCATCAATTTTAAAAAAGCTATGAAGTAGCTGCTGGCAAATCGCTTTCCACTCTTCAAGATTTCTCTCAACTTCTAGTAATGTTCGCCACTCTTTTAATGTATTGACTAATAATGCGAGCTTACCTGCTAACTGAGCAGCTAACCCACTACTTTCATCATAAGGTAAAACATTATGCCAAGGGCCATATCGACTATCCATTGCATAGCCTAATAGCATACGGCTCAACCCAAATTGCCATGTATTTTGCCCAATTACGGGCAGTGCCAAAGCACGCACATTATCATCATCTAACCCCCAACGGATCCCTGACTCATTAACCCATCGACGTAATAAACTTAATTCACTTTCATCAATATTGAAATGAGCGGCAAACGCAGACACCTCAAGTAATGTAAGTACTTGTTCAGTTGAAAAACGGCTTTGCGGAAGGTCAAGTAATAAAATAAATGCTTGTAAAATAGGATGGGCTTGTAATGCCTTTCTATCTGAAATGGAAAAAGGGATATAGCGCCCAGATGCCGTATTGCCAAAAACGGCTTGAATGAATGGTGTATAACTGTCGATATCTGACACCATGACAATAACATCTCTAGGTGTAAGCGTTGGGTCATACTCAAACAATGACAATAATTGATCTTGCAAAACTTCGACTTCCCTTTGTGCACTATGGCACGAATGAAAAGTCACTGATTGATCGGATAAAGCTAACCTACGTTTGTTGTTACTCGTGAGGTAATCTTGTAGTGTAGTTCCGAATTGAGCATGATTTTCAAGATCTAAAATATCCTGTTGTAAATTCTCTAGTAGGTTGCGACGATTTGTATCAACAAATGCTGATATTTCATTCGCATTATCAATCTGTGAGATAAAATACAGATTATCCCGCCCTAATTTTCCCCATGACGCAAGCAATGGGTTAGCGAGTTCTTGTTCACCTTCATCGTTGAATAACCTTTCAACATTCCCATCAATTCTAAAACGTGATATTTCATGCTTATCAATATAATGCTTCAATTTTCTTTTCTGTAATTTGGCAAGAAAAGAGTGGCTGTAAATATCTCCCCAGTAATAGCGACATGGGTTAGTAAACATCAGGTGAATATCAGTATGCTCTGCAATTGCTTTTAGGGCTTGCAGGTAAACAGGCGGTAAAGATGAAATCCCGCAAATAAAAATACGCTTTGGTAATACATTTTTTAAATCCTGCTCACCTTGTAGCTTGGCAATAAACTGCTGATAAAGATTCGCTCGGTGCCATGGTGACTGCTCAAGAGTTTGAGTATAATCAACCAACTTCAGCCATAATCGTCTTTGCCATAATTGATTTGAGCTTAACCCCTCGACTAATTCATTCTGCTGCCATTTTTCTATCCACTGAGGTCGATAAACTAAATATTGGTCAAATAAATCTGCGACTCGTCCCGCTAGCTGGTGTAACTTTCGCTTATCTGAATCATTCTGTAAGTAATGCCGTAACGGCTCAAATTCTTCTTCATCAATGACTTCAGGTAATATTTTCATCAGTTTCCAAGCCATAGCTTGCTTGGTATAAGCGCTCTCTTTCGGTATATCGGGAAGTACACGACGAAACATATCCCAAATAAAAGTTGCTGGTAGAGGATAATAAATATTCGCAGCTATCCCAAAGCGCTTTGCTAACTCTATTTGTAACCATTGGGACATACCCG
This portion of the Providencia manganoxydans genome encodes:
- the recC gene encoding exodeoxyribonuclease V subunit gamma; the protein is MFQVYHSNQLELLKELIAHLMENEPLSHPFEQEIVLVQSPGMSQWLQIELAKRFGIAANIYYPLPATFIWDMFRRVLPDIPKESAYTKQAMAWKLMKILPEVIDEEEFEPLRHYLQNDSDKRKLHQLAGRVADLFDQYLVYRPQWIEKWQQNELVEGLSSNQLWQRRLWLKLVDYTQTLEQSPWHRANLYQQFIAKLQGEQDLKNVLPKRIFICGISSLPPVYLQALKAIAEHTDIHLMFTNPCRYYWGDIYSHSFLAKLQKRKLKHYIDKHEISRFRIDGNVERLFNDEGEQELANPLLASWGKLGRDNLYFISQIDNANEISAFVDTNRRNLLENLQQDILDLENHAQFGTTLQDYLTSNNKRRLALSDQSVTFHSCHSAQREVEVLQDQLLSLFEYDPTLTPRDVIVMVSDIDSYTPFIQAVFGNTASGRYIPFSISDRKALQAHPILQAFILLLDLPQSRFSTEQVLTLLEVSAFAAHFNIDESELSLLRRWVNESGIRWGLDDDNVRALALPVIGQNTWQFGLSRMLLGYAMDSRYGPWHNVLPYDESSGLAAQLAGKLALLVNTLKEWRTLLEVERNLEEWKAICQQLLHSFFKIDGDTELVLTLVTEQWHRIIENALSSGYDEKVPLRLIRDELAVCFDDEKISQRFLAGAVNFCTLMPMRSVPFKVVCLLGMNDGIYPRSIPPLGFDLMAEKPARGDRKRRDDDRYLFLEALNSAAKQLYVSYIGLSIQDNQTCNPSVLVTELLDYICQSFCLQGDEELNIDESAMRLKKHLVTQHNRVPFAKENFIADSINQSFASEWLPAAQTVFQGNKPFVSQLNEREIITELSVEQLLRFYRHPIRAFFQQRLKVHFAIEETELPEDEPFILDRLQRYKINERVLALLVKDEDPAQLYQSLRASGQLPAKQFGQLFWEQQMNNIMPLAEKVKEQNIQPFDHVIDTDINGIKLTGVLRNVHENGVLRYRPAYLTANDGIQLWIEHLLFNFTIGEGDSIALGRDNSTWHFSSVKQENAKNYLEQLITGYCNGLNSPLLLLNQSGWNWLSACFDKKTKQYDFVSEDVQQKALSVLVQSLQGSSMKRGEMEDDYVLRVCRNIDQNLIQSLLENSQRYLLPMAEYLK